In Rattus norvegicus strain BN/NHsdMcwi chromosome 1, GRCr8, whole genome shotgun sequence, a genomic segment contains:
- the LOC134485100 gene encoding vomeronasal type-1 receptor 2-like — MNIMLSGDTIFQIFLILQFSLGVLGNSALLLLYIYTFVFRPYYKKLIDSVCIHLTIVNILLIIFLLTKDIMLSFGVTNFLDDIGCKAVLFSFRVSRGLSICSTCVLSTFQVITITPSTSKWAWLKPKLSTWIFSSLLCSWLINILIYGYMLPMVVAKSNNTLAGYGYSDGYCINKHPGNQNLGSFFSIILIHDLFYVTIMMWASLYMVIFLYRHRKGAQHLRSPNLSSQTSPERKATHSILSLVSCFVLIYWLNNSVTLYGFYAKEKIPKLESVNSLLTTCYPTICPFLLMKNNKVILQFISSFSVLRMTCFQSSLHD; from the coding sequence ATGAACATCATGCTTTCAGGTGACACcatcttccagatctttctcatATTGCAGTTCAGTCTTGGTGTTCTAGGGAACTCAGCACTATTGTtgttatatatatacacttttgtcTTCAGGCCTTATTATAAGAAGTTGATAGATTCAGTTTGTATTCACCTGACAATAGTCAATATTTTGCTGATCATATTCCTATTGACAAAAGATATCATGTTATCCTTTGGAGTAACCAATTTTCTGGATGATATCGGTTGTAAGGCAGTCTTGTTTTCATTCAGAGTCAGCCGGGGTCTGTCCATCTGCAGCACCTGTGTTTTAAGCACGTTCCAAGTCATCACCATCACTCCCAGTACTTCTAAGTGGGCCTGGCTTAAGCCTAAACTGTCTACATGGATTTTTTCTTCCTTACTTTGCTCCTGGCTTATTAACATACTCATCTATGGATATATGCTTCCAATGGTAGTAGCCAAATCCAATAATACTCTTGCTGGCTATGGATATTCAGATGGTTATTGTATAAACAAGCACCCTGGGAACCAAAATTTAGGGTCATTTTTTAGCATTATCCTTATTCATGATCTCTTCTATGTGACCATCATGATGTGGGCCAGCCTCTACATGGTGATTTTCCTCTACAGACACCGCAAGGGAGCCCAGCATCTCCGCAGCCCTAATCTTTCCTCCCAGACATCTCCTGAGCGCAAAGCCACCCACAGCATCCTGTCTCTGGTTAGCTGCTTTGTGTTAATTTATTGGTTGAACAACTCTGTCACTCTTTATGGCTTTTATGCAAAGGAAAAAATTCCAAAACTGGAGTCAGTAAATTCACTTTTGACAACATGCTACCCAACCATCTGCCCTTTTTTACTCATGAAGAATAATAAAGTTATTCTgcaattcatttcttcattttctgtactGAGAATGACCTGTTTTCAAAGTTCACTCCATGACTGA